In the genome of Olsenella profusa DSM 13989, one region contains:
- a CDS encoding DUF871 domain-containing protein, producing the protein MKRLGISIYPEKSDRDELLDYMERSARAGFSRIFSCLLSVEDSRENVMRDFSDINRRAHELGFEVFLDCDPKTFSRLGVSYQDLAFFKDIGADGIRLDMGFTGSEESLMTFNPEGLMVEVNMSNDVHYIDTIMDYQPDPSHLVGCHNFYPHAYSGLGLDHFNACTRRFRSHGLRTAAFVTSQASGTFGPWPVTDGLPTLEMHRHLPLHLQVEHYVSLGTIDDVIISNCYPTQEELDRIGTLPRNLVSFGVALAPGLPEVERSIVLDELHFNRGDVSANFLRSTQSRVKYRGHHFAVLDAPEVIRRGDVVIESSEYGHYAGELQVARSDMRNSGRSSVVGHIPEEEHFLIDTIRPWQKFRFHEAQDA; encoded by the coding sequence ATGAAGCGCCTTGGCATCTCCATCTATCCTGAGAAGAGCGACCGCGACGAGCTGCTCGACTATATGGAGCGGTCCGCGAGGGCGGGATTCTCCCGCATCTTCAGCTGTCTGCTCTCGGTCGAGGACAGCCGCGAGAACGTGATGCGGGACTTCTCGGACATCAACCGTCGTGCCCATGAGCTGGGCTTCGAGGTCTTCCTCGACTGCGACCCCAAGACCTTCAGCAGGCTGGGCGTGTCCTACCAGGATCTCGCCTTCTTCAAGGATATCGGCGCGGACGGCATCCGCCTTGACATGGGCTTCACGGGTAGCGAGGAGTCGCTCATGACCTTCAACCCCGAGGGCCTCATGGTCGAGGTGAACATGAGCAACGACGTCCACTACATCGACACCATCATGGACTACCAGCCCGACCCCTCGCACCTGGTGGGCTGTCACAACTTCTACCCGCATGCCTACTCCGGCCTGGGGCTCGACCACTTCAATGCCTGCACGCGTCGCTTCAGATCGCATGGCCTGAGAACGGCGGCGTTCGTCACGTCGCAGGCATCGGGCACCTTTGGGCCTTGGCCGGTGACGGACGGTCTTCCCACGCTTGAGATGCACCGGCACCTGCCGCTCCATCTTCAGGTGGAGCACTACGTCTCCCTGGGCACCATCGACGACGTCATCATCTCCAACTGCTACCCCACGCAGGAGGAGCTGGACCGCATAGGCACCCTGCCCAGGAACCTGGTGTCCTTTGGGGTCGCCCTCGCCCCGGGCCTTCCCGAGGTCGAGCGGTCCATCGTCCTGGATGAGCTGCACTTCAACCGAGGGGACGTGTCTGCGAACTTCCTCCGGTCCACGCAGAGCAGGGTGAAGTATCGGGGCCACCACTTTGCCGTGCTGGACGCACCCGAGGTCATCCGCCGCGGCGACGTGGTCATCGAGAGCAGCGAGTACGGCCACTATGCCGGCGAGCTGCAGGTTGCCCGCAGCGACATGCGCAACAGTGGCAGGAGCAGCGTCGTGGGGCATATCCCCGAGGAGGAGCACTTCCTCATCGACACGATCCGCCCCTGGCAGAAGTTCCGTTTCCACGAAGCGCAGGACGCATGA
- a CDS encoding HigA family addiction module antitoxin, which produces MTTINDYISTPGEILREEFLQPLGISQYRLAKAIGKSQSAVSDIVNGRRSITAEMAWLLGSALGTTPRFWLNLQTDYDLKMIDASRMPKVEALAG; this is translated from the coding sequence GTGACTACCATTAACGACTACATCTCCACCCCCGGAGAGATTTTGCGCGAGGAGTTTCTGCAGCCCCTGGGTATCAGCCAGTACCGCCTGGCCAAGGCCATCGGCAAGTCGCAGTCCGCTGTGTCCGACATCGTCAACGGGCGGCGGTCCATTACGGCAGAGATGGCGTGGCTACTGGGGTCGGCCCTTGGGACGACGCCCCGGTTCTGGCTCAACCTGCAGACCGACTATGACCTCAAGATGATCGATGCCTCACGGATGCCCAAAGTCGAGGCGCTTGCGGGATAG
- a CDS encoding DUF5605 domain-containing protein, with protein sequence MNTTKTIEQYKVFDLALAGTSMGNPYQDVRLDATFRRKDNGDSVSVRGFYRGDGRYGIRFMPRSAGSWSYITSSSDRTLDGLRGTLEVSAARPGNHGRVLRAKDVRTTQTVFDTSNDFKFCYEDGTSFLPFGTTCYAWTNQEPEVQEQTVETLAASPFNKVRMCIFPKYYDYNHDDPAMYAFPGAAGRGFDRTRFYEPFWENLDHRLAQLDELGIQADIILLHPYDKPEWGFSRMSREEDAFYLTYVTRRYAAYKNVWWSLANEFDLLPWKSVEDWDQYARIIMDNDPYGHLRSIHNCRTIFDHSHPWITHVSWQRCDLQRTAECVSELRAQYGKPVVVDECAYEGNINWGWGNLTGQEMTRRFWEGCLRGGYLSHGETFVDRGPKIWWAHGGRLYGDSPARIGFCRSFMESLGEDMDTVPDERGILLGTFTWDITCMANERGGGDDDVVIYFGFFRPSYREFDLPEGKSYSIDVIDTWSMTCETLPGSFEGHVRVDLPSRQYMLLRLRTR encoded by the coding sequence ATGAACACAACGAAAACCATCGAGCAGTACAAAGTATTCGATCTTGCGCTCGCCGGGACGAGCATGGGCAACCCATACCAGGACGTGCGCCTTGATGCGACGTTTAGACGCAAGGACAACGGCGACAGCGTGTCCGTGCGCGGCTTCTACCGCGGAGACGGGCGCTACGGCATACGCTTCATGCCGCGCAGTGCAGGCAGCTGGTCCTATATCACCAGCAGTTCCGATAGGACCCTCGATGGCCTTAGGGGCACCCTCGAGGTGAGCGCCGCAAGGCCAGGCAACCATGGTCGCGTGCTCAGGGCGAAGGACGTGCGCACAACACAGACCGTCTTTGACACCAGCAACGACTTCAAGTTCTGCTACGAGGATGGTACCAGCTTCCTGCCCTTCGGAACCACCTGCTACGCCTGGACGAACCAAGAGCCCGAGGTACAGGAGCAGACCGTCGAGACCCTCGCTGCCAGCCCTTTCAACAAGGTGCGCATGTGCATCTTCCCCAAGTACTACGACTACAACCACGACGACCCCGCCATGTACGCCTTCCCTGGGGCCGCGGGCAGGGGCTTCGATCGCACGCGCTTCTATGAGCCGTTCTGGGAGAACCTCGACCACCGGCTGGCGCAGCTCGACGAACTAGGTATCCAGGCGGACATCATCCTGCTGCACCCCTATGACAAACCCGAATGGGGCTTCTCGCGCATGAGCAGGGAGGAGGATGCCTTCTACCTCACCTACGTGACGCGGCGCTATGCGGCCTACAAGAACGTCTGGTGGAGCCTCGCCAACGAGTTCGACCTCCTACCATGGAAGTCCGTAGAGGACTGGGACCAGTACGCCCGTATCATCATGGACAATGACCCCTATGGGCACCTGCGCTCCATTCACAACTGTCGCACTATCTTTGACCACTCCCACCCTTGGATCACCCATGTGAGCTGGCAACGCTGTGACCTCCAGCGCACGGCGGAATGCGTGAGCGAGCTGCGCGCCCAATACGGCAAGCCCGTTGTGGTCGATGAGTGCGCCTATGAGGGCAACATCAACTGGGGCTGGGGTAACCTCACCGGCCAGGAGATGACCAGGCGCTTCTGGGAGGGCTGCCTGCGTGGCGGCTATCTCAGCCATGGCGAGACCTTCGTGGACCGGGGCCCCAAGATCTGGTGGGCGCACGGCGGAAGACTGTACGGGGACTCCCCCGCCCGCATCGGCTTCTGCCGCTCATTCATGGAATCGCTCGGTGAGGACATGGACACGGTGCCTGACGAGCGGGGCATCCTGCTGGGAACCTTCACCTGGGACATCACCTGCATGGCAAACGAGCGCGGAGGTGGTGATGACGACGTGGTCATCTACTTCGGATTCTTCCGTCCCTCCTATCGTGAGTTCGACCTGCCCGAAGGTAAGAGCTACAGCATCGACGTCATCGACACCTGGAGCATGACGTGCGAAACACTGCCTGGCAGCTTCGAGGGGCATGTCCGCGTTGACCTCCCCTCCCGTCAGTACATGCTCCTTCGCCTGCGTACAAGATAG
- a CDS encoding type II toxin-antitoxin system RelE/ParE family toxin, whose translation MQFADKDIELFWLDPVANPPRRVPPNARKPLYRKLQILSAARELGDLRVPPGNRLEILKGNRAGQHSIRVNNQWRLCFIWHNGEATEVEFCDYH comes from the coding sequence ATGCAGTTTGCAGACAAGGACATCGAGCTCTTCTGGCTGGACCCAGTCGCCAATCCACCGCGCAGGGTTCCTCCAAATGCGAGAAAGCCCTTATACCGCAAGCTGCAGATTCTCTCGGCCGCCCGTGAGCTAGGAGACCTTAGGGTTCCTCCCGGTAACAGGCTCGAGATACTCAAGGGAAATCGTGCGGGACAGCACAGCATTCGTGTAAACAACCAGTGGCGACTGTGCTTCATATGGCACAACGGCGAGGCGACGGAGGTTGAGTTCTGTGACTACCATTAA
- a CDS encoding N-acetylglucosamine kinase has product MRWLGIDGGGTKTSFVTFDEDMGVIANLRLPSCHIAQAGERGMASVLGEGISWAMREGGLGEEWGIGFGLAGYGEEPLSRAKVEGVCERVALGHPYALLSDLEAGCSAALALADGVVMVAGTGSAALGMRGELSLRCGGWGCQIGDEGSGWWMGRRLLQAFSRQADGRSPRGTLYQLVREHLGLVSDYDLIALRWGSLVGRSEVASLAPLVFEAADGGDPEASHILDEAAAADAEMASTVVRGLFPDASEVRTSYVGGTFLGGGGTILRMLPELLPPVCRLAEPVFEPAAGACLVLRRSLEGGDACMRGAV; this is encoded by the coding sequence ATGAGATGGCTCGGCATCGACGGCGGGGGAACCAAGACCTCCTTCGTCACCTTCGATGAGGACATGGGCGTCATTGCGAACCTGCGCCTTCCCAGCTGCCACATCGCCCAAGCGGGCGAGAGGGGCATGGCGAGCGTGCTGGGCGAGGGCATCTCCTGGGCCATGCGCGAGGGTGGCCTGGGCGAAGAATGGGGCATTGGATTTGGCCTCGCTGGTTATGGCGAAGAGCCGCTCTCCCGCGCGAAGGTCGAGGGGGTGTGCGAGAGGGTCGCCCTGGGCCATCCATATGCGCTGCTGAGCGACCTCGAGGCGGGCTGCTCGGCAGCGCTAGCTCTCGCCGACGGTGTCGTCATGGTGGCCGGCACAGGATCCGCCGCCCTGGGTATGCGGGGCGAGCTGAGCCTGCGTTGCGGTGGCTGGGGGTGCCAGATAGGGGACGAGGGGAGTGGCTGGTGGATGGGCCGCCGGCTCCTGCAGGCCTTCAGCAGACAGGCGGACGGGAGGTCCCCTCGTGGCACCCTGTACCAGCTGGTCCGGGAGCACTTAGGCCTTGTGTCCGACTACGACCTCATCGCGCTTAGGTGGGGGTCGCTTGTGGGCCGCAGCGAGGTGGCCTCACTGGCGCCGCTTGTGTTCGAGGCGGCAGACGGGGGAGACCCCGAAGCGAGCCACATTCTCGATGAGGCCGCTGCGGCTGATGCCGAGATGGCCTCGACCGTCGTGCGGGGCCTCTTCCCCGATGCGAGTGAGGTGAGGACCTCGTACGTTGGGGGAACGTTCCTGGGTGGAGGAGGCACCATCCTCAGGATGCTCCCGGAGCTCCTGCCTCCGGTCTGCCGGTTGGCAGAGCCCGTCTTCGAGCCGGCGGCCGGAGCCTGCCTGGTGCTTCGCAGGTCTCTGGAGGGAGGGGACGCATGTATGCGGGGTGCCGTATGA
- a CDS encoding ROK family protein has product MASYFAVDIGGTQVKWANVDDTYALHERGRIGTDFSSQDELIDAVVALAQPWLKQSRGVALSVPGTVRTNDPTGTVIGGGALDYMDGCALGRRVSQACGLPVAVTNDGKSCALGEYAMGALMGSSVGVVIAIGTGLGGGIVADGHVLSGAHGFAGEFSFVPTDYAPGLDVESMAARGLGWSSLRDIVCKEKGLSPSERQATDGHMVFQWINDGDAAARRGLTAYARRFAMLLFSLQAIVDPDVFAIGGGISAQDALIEAIRQQVDEQYEPWPLKQLPKPHVVRALHGNDANLLGATYELRRHLEVGPT; this is encoded by the coding sequence ATGGCAAGCTACTTCGCGGTCGACATAGGCGGGACCCAAGTGAAGTGGGCAAATGTCGATGATACCTATGCGCTTCACGAGAGGGGGCGCATCGGTACGGACTTCTCAAGCCAAGACGAGCTGATAGACGCCGTGGTCGCACTTGCCCAGCCATGGCTCAAACAGTCGCGTGGTGTGGCTCTCAGCGTACCGGGAACCGTACGCACCAACGATCCCACGGGCACGGTGATAGGAGGTGGGGCACTCGACTACATGGACGGCTGTGCCCTGGGTAGACGCGTATCCCAGGCGTGTGGCCTGCCCGTCGCAGTCACCAACGACGGCAAGAGCTGCGCCCTGGGCGAGTATGCCATGGGCGCCCTCATGGGTTCGAGCGTGGGTGTGGTTATCGCCATAGGAACCGGCTTGGGTGGCGGCATCGTCGCGGACGGCCACGTGCTCTCGGGAGCTCACGGCTTTGCTGGCGAGTTTAGCTTCGTCCCCACCGACTATGCGCCCGGCCTCGACGTTGAATCCATGGCTGCCAGAGGGCTTGGCTGGTCCTCCCTACGCGACATCGTATGCAAGGAGAAGGGGCTCTCCCCCAGCGAGCGCCAAGCCACAGATGGCCACATGGTCTTTCAGTGGATCAACGACGGCGACGCAGCCGCGCGCAGGGGGCTTACCGCCTATGCCAGGCGCTTTGCCATGCTACTCTTCTCGTTGCAGGCCATCGTCGACCCGGACGTCTTTGCCATCGGCGGAGGCATCTCGGCACAGGATGCCCTTATTGAGGCAATACGCCAACAGGTGGACGAGCAATACGAACCGTGGCCGCTCAAGCAACTACCCAAGCCCCATGTAGTGCGCGCCCTCCATGGAAATGATGCCAACCTGCTAGGTGCGACCTACGAACTGAGACGCCATCTGGAGGTGGGGCCTACCTAA
- a CDS encoding MurR/RpiR family transcriptional regulator, with product MDGRDVMVLLKENRDRATTSERNAIDYILAHAEDVMGMSIHQLADASFVSPSTISRLCRHLGLGGYRQFQSSLVFELARRRDSERTSIGDISPKDSVRQSIFKVTRKNIESLTITEKLNDPDTIESCVALMGQACSISLFGLGSSLLSARDLYYKLIRANVRCNVCDDWHAQLVCATNMGSEDLAIAFSYSGLTHEVIECSRRAKGRGASLIAITRAAHDSELVRLADQTLYVASTEPIFRSSASASRISQLDIVDILFAVYVSRNFQRCSEWFDRNYIEK from the coding sequence ATGGATGGACGTGACGTCATGGTCCTTTTAAAAGAGAATAGAGATAGAGCAACGACCTCGGAGCGCAATGCCATCGACTACATCCTCGCACATGCGGAGGATGTGATGGGGATGAGCATCCATCAGCTTGCGGACGCCTCGTTCGTCTCCCCATCCACCATCTCGCGCCTCTGCCGGCACCTGGGTCTTGGCGGCTATCGGCAGTTCCAGAGCTCGCTCGTCTTCGAGCTGGCGAGGCGGCGAGACAGTGAGCGTACGTCCATTGGGGACATCAGTCCCAAGGATTCGGTACGGCAGAGCATCTTCAAGGTGACCAGAAAGAACATCGAGTCCCTGACCATCACGGAGAAGCTCAATGACCCCGACACCATCGAGTCGTGCGTGGCCCTCATGGGGCAGGCGTGCAGCATCAGCCTGTTTGGCCTGGGCTCCTCCCTGCTGAGCGCCCGGGACCTGTACTACAAGCTCATTCGTGCCAACGTGCGCTGCAACGTCTGTGACGACTGGCACGCCCAGCTCGTGTGCGCCACGAACATGGGGTCTGAGGACCTTGCGATTGCATTCAGCTACTCGGGGCTCACGCACGAGGTCATCGAGTGCTCGCGGAGGGCCAAGGGACGCGGCGCGTCCCTCATCGCCATCACGCGGGCCGCTCACGACTCGGAGCTTGTCCGCCTGGCCGACCAGACGCTCTACGTCGCCTCGACGGAGCCCATCTTTCGAAGCTCGGCGAGCGCGTCGCGCATCTCGCAGCTGGACATCGTGGACATCCTCTTCGCGGTGTACGTGAGCAGGAACTTCCAGCGTTGCTCTGAGTGGTTTGATCGCAACTACATCGAGAAGTGA
- a CDS encoding PTS sugar transporter subunit IIB — translation MEYRILLVCSGGMSTSVLMDKMQRYATEHDVVIKVDACGTSNYADEAADYDIILLGPQVAYRKAQIAGTVDVPVVPIAPRDYAFGNVENILTQVDKVLEG, via the coding sequence ATGGAGTACAGGATTCTGCTCGTGTGCTCCGGCGGTATGTCGACGTCGGTGCTCATGGACAAGATGCAGAGGTACGCGACGGAGCATGACGTCGTGATCAAGGTGGATGCCTGCGGAACGAGCAACTATGCCGACGAGGCAGCGGATTACGACATCATCCTCCTGGGCCCCCAGGTCGCCTATCGCAAGGCGCAGATCGCGGGGACCGTGGACGTCCCGGTCGTGCCGATCGCACCGCGGGACTATGCGTTCGGCAACGTCGAGAACATCCTCACGCAGGTGGACAAGGTCCTTGAGGGGTAG
- a CDS encoding alpha-L-rhamnosidase, which yields MGITHLQVEHFIGDVLGLGDASPRISWQYRHHPGHGPKVEIEVTRFVLGGEAHVQHAYAGVDDNVLFHWPFDPLAPREHATLRARLTDVQATGPWSDRLEVETGLLVPFLRMADFVGPSSLDGASDHRRLPLVRNEFELAERPVAARLYLTSLGLVEAEINGLRVGKDVLTPGWTCYDSRLACWTFDVTDLLHRGPNAIGLWLGDGWWRGRIGFDGGRANVYGNRLAVYAQIDAVPADGSTASMRSNSWDGSWKSAPGPIVCSDLCEGERYDARLEQKGWSRPGFDDSAWQPVAEIYYDPHKIQDTPLPPVRPCERMHPRSIAKLGDRRFLVDMGQNCTQRICLHVRGLAAGERVELRHAEVLEDDGTLSTRPLRRGRQHDVYISAGVDTWWEPRFAMHGFRYAEISGIDDLADDDLADDDLADDDLVVRAYHTALEETGGFECSDERVNRLCENVSWSLRSNFVSIPTDCPQRDERLGWTGDIALFAPTSCYLYDTTQFLSSWLDDVRSEQRRVGTVPYYVPYVPLGVWSDPSAIALWGDAAARVPWALYMASGDTGLLERHYDLARSWVSQVEGYLSPDAIWDRKPELMIGQLGDWLDPTAPPDDPIRAMTEKELVATAFFYESCWMTSRMAQVLDRAQDAEWLTDLANRVKRGFSERFVHADGTMTSDTQCAYALAIAFGLVKGGRRQKAGNRLAQLVHEAGYKVGTGFAGTPFVLPALTETGHVEEAYRLFLGEKCPSWLYQVSMGATTTWERWDSMLPDGTVNPGDMTSFNHYALGSVAQWVFQCVGGLAPAEPGWRSLRVAPIIGGGIDHASVWHLTPFGRAAVSWRMEDGKRVRISVDVPAGTTARIESCGIHETIASGHHELSGNLQEA from the coding sequence ATGGGCATCACGCACCTCCAGGTTGAGCACTTCATCGGCGACGTGCTGGGGCTAGGCGATGCCTCCCCACGAATCAGCTGGCAATACAGACACCATCCTGGTCATGGACCAAAGGTGGAGATAGAGGTCACGCGCTTTGTGCTGGGAGGTGAGGCGCATGTCCAGCACGCCTATGCAGGCGTAGATGACAACGTACTGTTCCACTGGCCCTTCGATCCCTTGGCCCCCCGCGAGCACGCAACGCTGAGGGCACGACTCACCGACGTGCAGGCCACGGGACCTTGGTCAGATAGGCTTGAGGTGGAGACGGGCTTGCTCGTGCCCTTTCTGCGCATGGCCGACTTCGTGGGCCCCTCCTCCTTGGACGGGGCCAGTGACCACCGTCGCCTCCCCCTGGTGCGCAACGAATTCGAGCTGGCCGAACGTCCAGTGGCAGCGCGACTCTATCTCACGTCCCTAGGCCTGGTAGAAGCCGAAATCAATGGCCTGCGGGTAGGCAAGGACGTGCTCACTCCCGGCTGGACCTGCTATGACAGTCGCTTGGCCTGCTGGACCTTCGACGTCACCGATCTCCTGCACAGGGGTCCCAACGCAATCGGCCTGTGGCTGGGCGACGGCTGGTGGCGTGGGCGCATCGGCTTCGACGGCGGCAGGGCCAACGTCTACGGCAATCGCCTGGCGGTATATGCCCAGATCGATGCGGTCCCTGCCGATGGGAGCACGGCGTCTATGCGCTCCAACTCCTGGGACGGCAGCTGGAAGAGCGCCCCGGGACCCATCGTGTGCAGCGACCTCTGCGAGGGAGAACGCTACGACGCCCGCCTCGAGCAGAAGGGCTGGTCGCGCCCGGGCTTTGATGACTCCGCCTGGCAGCCCGTGGCGGAGATCTACTATGATCCCCACAAGATCCAGGACACGCCCCTGCCACCCGTGAGACCCTGTGAGCGGATGCACCCACGATCCATCGCCAAGCTAGGTGACAGGCGCTTCCTGGTTGACATGGGACAGAACTGCACGCAGCGCATATGCCTGCACGTCCGGGGACTTGCCGCAGGCGAGCGTGTGGAGCTACGGCATGCCGAAGTATTGGAGGACGATGGGACCCTCTCGACCCGGCCGCTGCGCCGCGGCAGACAGCACGATGTCTATATCTCCGCAGGAGTGGATACGTGGTGGGAGCCGCGCTTTGCCATGCATGGCTTCCGCTATGCAGAGATCTCGGGAATCGACGATCTCGCCGACGACGATCTCGCCGACGACGATCTCGCCGACGACGATCTCGTCGTGAGAGCGTATCACACAGCCCTGGAGGAGACCGGTGGCTTCGAATGCTCGGACGAGCGGGTAAATAGGCTCTGCGAGAACGTCTCCTGGTCCCTGAGGTCCAACTTCGTGTCCATCCCCACCGATTGCCCCCAACGCGACGAGCGCCTGGGCTGGACGGGTGACATAGCGCTCTTTGCTCCCACTTCCTGCTATCTCTATGACACGACACAGTTTCTTTCCAGCTGGCTTGACGACGTCCGCAGCGAGCAGCGGCGCGTGGGGACTGTGCCCTACTATGTACCCTACGTCCCCTTGGGAGTGTGGTCGGACCCTTCGGCAATCGCCCTATGGGGAGACGCCGCCGCACGGGTTCCCTGGGCTCTCTACATGGCCTCGGGGGACACTGGGCTACTCGAACGCCACTACGACCTTGCCCGTTCCTGGGTCAGCCAGGTCGAGGGCTACCTCTCTCCCGATGCAATATGGGACCGCAAACCCGAGCTGATGATAGGTCAGTTGGGTGACTGGCTCGACCCGACGGCTCCGCCGGACGACCCCATCCGCGCCATGACTGAGAAGGAGCTTGTCGCCACGGCGTTTTTCTATGAGAGCTGCTGGATGACCTCCCGCATGGCACAGGTACTCGATAGGGCTCAGGACGCAGAGTGGCTCACAGACCTTGCCAACCGCGTCAAGAGGGGCTTCTCGGAGCGCTTCGTGCACGCGGATGGCACCATGACATCGGACACCCAGTGTGCCTATGCCCTAGCCATCGCCTTTGGACTCGTCAAGGGAGGGCGACGCCAGAAGGCCGGCAACCGCCTTGCACAGCTGGTACATGAAGCGGGCTACAAGGTGGGGACGGGCTTTGCCGGGACCCCCTTCGTCCTGCCGGCCCTCACCGAGACCGGCCATGTCGAGGAGGCCTACAGGCTCTTTCTCGGCGAGAAGTGCCCCAGCTGGCTCTACCAGGTGTCCATGGGTGCAACCACAACCTGGGAGCGCTGGGACTCTATGCTGCCCGACGGCACGGTGAACCCCGGCGACATGACCTCCTTCAACCACTATGCGCTGGGGTCGGTCGCACAGTGGGTATTCCAGTGCGTCGGTGGGCTCGCGCCTGCGGAGCCGGGCTGGAGAAGTCTGCGCGTGGCACCCATCATCGGTGGGGGCATCGACCATGCGTCCGTGTGGCACCTCACCCCCTTCGGCCGCGCCGCCGTCAGCTGGCGGATGGAGGATGGGAAGAGGGTCAGAATCTCCGTTGACGTGCCTGCGGGGACGACGGCGCGCATCGAGAGCTGCGGCATCCATGAGACCATAGCCTCGGGACATCATGAGCTCTCGGGCAACCTGCAGGAGGCATAG
- a CDS encoding PTS sugar transporter subunit IIC — MDAFQKFLEDKLGPAMSKFGSNRYLLAVRDGVIAALPLIIVGSFFLIIANPPLPQSWGLYQFLTANAATILLPYRVTMYIMSLYAVFGMGNSLARSYDLDGLSGGVMSVMAFLLTIKPVNVSADANAGIAGFVLPMSSLGSAGLFVGIIVTFIAINIFRLTQSSRFHITMPEQVPPSVSRSFEALTPTLLVMLLIGSITYFLGFNWSGAITAIVTPLVTATDTLPGVLLVCFLTCFFWFFGIHGASIVGSIARPLWLTLLEQNANAAASGVAGTALPAIGPEPFYQWFIWIGGAGCTIGLAILLVSVCKSKYLKDLGRICVAPALFNINEPLMFGAPVVLNLTLAIPFVLTPMICAIIAWVATSLGLVSRVIITAPWTLPGPIGAYLATGGDWRAAVLCCILIAVSAVCYLPFVKIYDKQFLAQEQVEEPQE; from the coding sequence ATGGACGCGTTTCAAAAGTTCCTAGAGGACAAGCTGGGGCCAGCCATGAGCAAGTTCGGGTCGAACAGGTACCTGCTTGCCGTCCGCGATGGCGTCATCGCCGCCCTGCCGCTCATCATCGTCGGGTCGTTCTTTCTCATCATCGCCAACCCGCCGCTGCCCCAGAGCTGGGGGCTCTACCAGTTCCTCACGGCTAACGCCGCCACGATACTGCTTCCCTACCGCGTGACCATGTACATCATGTCGCTCTATGCGGTCTTTGGCATGGGCAACAGCCTTGCCAGGTCCTACGACCTTGATGGCCTCTCGGGTGGTGTGATGTCCGTCATGGCCTTCCTGCTCACCATCAAGCCCGTCAACGTGAGCGCGGACGCCAACGCGGGGATCGCCGGCTTCGTGCTCCCCATGTCGTCTCTGGGCAGTGCCGGCCTCTTCGTGGGCATCATCGTCACCTTCATCGCCATCAACATCTTCCGCCTTACCCAGAGCTCCCGGTTCCACATCACCATGCCCGAGCAGGTGCCTCCCTCGGTCTCCCGCTCCTTCGAGGCGCTCACGCCCACGCTGCTGGTGATGCTGCTCATCGGTTCCATCACGTACTTCCTGGGCTTCAACTGGAGCGGGGCCATCACGGCCATCGTCACGCCCCTCGTCACCGCCACCGACACGCTGCCCGGTGTGCTGCTCGTGTGCTTTCTGACCTGCTTCTTCTGGTTCTTCGGCATCCATGGCGCCTCGATCGTGGGTTCCATCGCGCGTCCCCTCTGGCTCACCCTGCTCGAGCAGAACGCCAATGCCGCAGCCTCCGGCGTGGCCGGGACCGCCCTTCCCGCGATTGGCCCCGAGCCGTTCTACCAATGGTTCATCTGGATCGGTGGCGCGGGCTGCACCATCGGTCTGGCCATCCTCCTGGTGAGCGTGTGCAAGTCGAAGTACCTCAAGGATCTTGGGCGCATCTGTGTCGCGCCGGCCCTCTTCAACATCAACGAGCCCCTCATGTTCGGCGCGCCCGTGGTGCTCAACCTCACGTTGGCCATCCCCTTCGTCCTCACGCCGATGATCTGTGCCATCATCGCATGGGTTGCCACGAGCCTCGGCCTGGTGAGCCGTGTGATCATCACCGCTCCGTGGACCCTGCCCGGACCCATCGGGGCCTATCTGGCGACGGGTGGAGACTGGCGTGCCGCCGTACTGTGCTGCATCCTCATCGCGGTTTCGGCGGTGTGCTACCTTCCGTTCGTGAAGATCTACGACAAGCAGTTCCTTGCCCAGGAGCAGGTGGAGGAGCCGCAGGAGTAG